CTCTTGACACCCAATTAACTTTCTCACGTGGCCGTTGGAGGGTATTGCGCCTTCTAAGTGTCACACTGTGGCCTGaagttttatttcctctgctcaTAAATCTCTCCGTGCTTCTTTGGTTATGTTTCCTGCACTTTCACAATTTGCGGTTAATCCGATAAGTGTCTGCTTTCTCATCGGTTAATGACTGACTACCTGTTGACTGCGGCTGTGTGAGGTCCCTGGTAATCGGTGAGAGAACAGCGGCGTGTTCCCATAGATACATCCCAACAGATGAGCTCCCATGATGCCCAGCCTCCATCGTGGGGAAACTACAGAGACGCGCCTGGCTGTGAACATCACCTGCTGGCGTAGCGGTGCACGCGAAGCGGATGACTCTGCACCGTGGCGGATTGAgattctgcaaaaaaaacaacaacttcgGGATAGTTGTTATTTATAACGCCGCCACGCGTAAGTTTCATGCACGTGGCCATATTTTTATTCAGCAACCTGTGAGTAGCCTTTTTGCCCTGAAACCGCTGAGCTCCTGGAAGACCTGCGCGCCTCGCTTATCTCCAGTCAACCCTGAACATTTGGCCAGGATGGACCAGCTCTAATAACAGTGTAATGGCCTGCAAGCTTTTGTCTCGCAGTTGGAATCAGCCTGTCGCGAGCTTGTCATAACAAAGATCTCCCTGCGTCGTGCGCCAGCCTGCTTTTACGCACAACGATGAGCTCGGAGAAGCCAAATTTTCTGTCACAGCCCGTCGTgaagaacattttcatgttcCGAAACGGCGATCCTTACTTCGAGGCTCGCCGGATTGTCATAAACCAAAAGAGGGTGTCCAACTTTGAGAGTCTGCTGAGAGAGGTGACCGGCGGGATCCAAGCCCCGTTTGGAGCGGTGAGAAACATCTACACACCGAGAGGAGGCCACAAGGTGGACTGCATGGACAGCCTGCGAAGCGGGGAGCAGTACGTGGCtgctgggagagagagattcaAAAGGCTGGAGTAAGACTGAACTGATGTTTGCCATAATAGTCATTTAGTTTTCAGTCGAGTTATCTCACACTGACTGAGCCTAAAGAATGTGTACATATGCGTCTATACTGGTGTATTAAAGACATGCAACTGTGGGTGAGCATCTGTTGCCTGCAGGAAGGCATGCTGGTTAGTTCTAATCACCTTTAGGTCATTAAAATCTCAACTGAAATGCACTGCCCAGACACTCAGTGGGCTCCACAATCAAGCTGTCAATCGCTGAGCATCATACCTGTTGATTGAGTCATTATTAAAGTTTATGTGACTCAGCAGTTTCGCACCGGTGCTGACTCACAGTATCGAGGCAAATGAGATCAGAGCTGTAGAGAAGTGTGCTTTGCCACGGCCTAAAAATAAGTGGACTTGTACTGCAGATAATGAGATTTGTGCAGCGAGTTATTCATAGAATGCAGTGGTGAAGCAGCTGAGTGGGACGCTATTCTGGAGCCATGAAGTTTGCATACTGTCATCATGCTCCTTGATGTTGGTATTTTAAGATGCAGGTGTGAGACATGTCCCCTGCTGCAGAACTAATATATAAAGTACAATGCCCCTCAGTAGTCATCATCCTGCCGTCCCTGTCGCTGCATACCACATTGTTGCTTCAGTACCCAGATGAATTGTGTTTAAAATCAGTTCTAATGCGAGAGATGAATACATCAATGATTCACCAACTAACAATTTATGCATAGTAAATATGTTTGTACTTGCAGTATTATGCATCATGAGGCGCCACAGTAAACTCCAGGTATTCTAGACATTACGTTTATCTGTGCTGTGGCAGCACAGCTAGCAGCAAACAACACATGGTGGATATCTCTTCCTGTAAATTAATGTGGCAGCACACTCACAACACTAACTGGTGAAATATAGTAATATTTCATGGCttgtctgattttctgtttcGCCTGTAGCTACCAACAGATCGGCTCgagaaggaagaggatgatgcAGACTCTGCCAATGCAGGTAAGGCAAGAGCGCTGCTAAAGTAAGCAAGCCCTCTTTCATGTTGTCAGGGAGGTGAGTTCCTGCTGAATGCAGTAAAGTGtctaaagctgtgtgtgtgtgtgttcacatgtgtgtattttcccAGCAGCTTCATAAAGTTGAATTCATTCAGATCAAATATGAATTGCCATTTAGGAGCTGTAGTAGAACAtaaaaaagagggaagaaaagaaaaacaagctgccATGTTACTGTGGCACTTCATGAAGCCACAGCTGCTACGAGCTGTGCCTGGAATTCCCAATCTGAACAATCTTTGGCATCATTTAACCACAATCTGCAGAAATGGAACCCCTTTACATAATTTACAGGCTTGTCAATCATCCAGACAGGCGTGGCACACCCTCACATGCCCTTGCCAGAGAAGATCCTCAGGTTCCACTCCACCGTTCAGCCTTTTAGCTTTGCGGCAAGAAGCACATGCAGCTTAGCCTCAATTTGATGGGAATGTACTGTTGCCTGGTTGACGTCTTAACAGTGAGCTAGAAGGTGCATGATAGAAATGCAGTGCTAAGTCTCTGCTGCGCAGAAAAACACCTACTGTGCTGAACATGGAGATGTTACAGCTGTGCAAGCTCAGTTAAGTTGTAGCCGCATGGGAATGAGCAAGGTAATAATAGACACATTGTTTAACTTGgttgtacttttattttagtttcaCCTTTAGAGATTAATGAAACCCTCACCAGCTATGTTTTCGAGGCAGGGTTTTGGTTACAATATACCTACGTAATCCAACTTTTCAACATTTGAAACGGGCACTAAATGCAAGATACATGAGGATTTGGGAACATCACCTCTGCACTCCTGCCCCCCACCCACGGTGTAAAGGTTTTAGAAAGATCATTTAAGCAAGGTGTAATGTTTGGCATTCCTCTCCATTGTTCCCTGTGAAGAATCACTTTGTTGTCGTCTCAATGGCCATGCATTATTGATTTATGGATCATAATCATCCCTCCTTTCAATGCATCTTTAATCACCAGCTATGAAGTCACAGCCAAAACAAGAGCAGCTCAAAGTCAGGTCGCCCAAAGGCTCATCTATTTTGAAAGTGAACTGCAGGTCCTCTTTCCAaattagggtttttttttgttttgtttttttttttcagaataataACATGTTTTCTAGGTAAGGCATAGATATAAACCATATCAGCTGCATGCATGTTTCCATTGGGATAGTACAGGGAAAAATAGGTGCAAAGTGTTGGCATGCTAATTTTAGTTGGAGAAAACAATGGGTCACCCAAGGCCAtttttgtcttctgtccctAGCCAAAACCTCAGAAACATTGGCTGTGCTTGTGTCCTGCTGGACCACTGTAACATGTTCGTGATGCCCAGGGAATCAGAGCTACACTCTGTTTTCTTGATTTTGCCTCATCGCCCAGTAGTAAGAAGCATATTCACCACAGATAACCTCAGCTGCTTGTTGCTGCTCCTGTGATTACGTTGTGAGCATAAAAAGAGCCAATTTAGTTCACAAGGACCCTGCCTCACCATCACTACCCCACTTAACCTGCCTGATTGTGTCGATTAATGATGAGAACTCTTAGCTGGCTGAATGGTTGgcaagtttgtttcttgtcctGTTGATTTTCCAGCATTATAGGAAGGACTAATAGGAGGAAGGTTACTGCCTCAGATGTACCATTCAGTATGAAGCTTATTTGTATTAGAGTAGATTCAGCCGTGTGGCCATTGTGCACAGTACAGGCACCAAGCCTGCAGTTAGTGTGTGACCAGGAATGCAAAATAAAGAGTATAACATGCAATTATGCAAGTTATTACAGTACTTGTGTAGTACTACAGCATAGGTGATGCTATATCTTGCAGTATGTACAGTGTTATTGACAGTGGAAAGCAGCataaatacatttgtattttgaaaGAGGAGTGTACATGACTGTAGGggttgtatgtacagtatactgAGGACAGAATACGTACAGTTGGTTGTTTGTAGTAATCTGAATGATGTAAAAGGTACTGAGACAGTACAGTGATAAGTGCAGTAAAGCTTTGCACAGATTGGAGTGCGTGTGTGACTCCTAGACCTGAAGTCCAGAAACCACTGGGTGTTAAGTCATTGTCCCACCACCGTAGAGTCGTCTAGAAACTTAAGTATGGTGTTAAAGCCATTTGCAGAAATGCAGCTGCGGGTGAAGAGGGCTCAGCACGCTGCCTTGTGGCACGCCGGCGTTCAGGCTGTGAGCGGAGGCGGAGAGGTCGTCGAACTAAACAGATTGGGGTCTGTTGGTCAGGAAAACCAGTTGTAGAGAGATGTGCTAATACCAAGCTGGCTTAGCTTGGACATTATCTTGGAGGGGATCACAGTGTtaaatgctgagctgaagtttATGAACGCCATTCTGACATAAGAGTTAGGGACTGTCCCAGTGGGTCAGGGCAGAGTGGACTGCCCTGAAGTTGAGGATTCTGCTGAATCAGTGTCGATCTGAGAGTCTGTGGTGGCATGGGCAGCAGACAAACTCCAGTCTGTGCGGTGGAAATTAGTGCTGAAGAGCAGTTTCAGCACCCTGCAGCCAGATCTTGATGTCCCTCATTGTGGGTTTCACATTTTGGATGACCAGGCTGCACTCGGGAAGCGGGAACAATGAAGATGGTCGGATTGTGCCaggtggggggggggagtgGCTTCGCAGGCATCGGCCGCATTTGTGTGGACATGACCTAAAGCTATGTTGGTGCGCAGATAGTTAATGTGAATGTTAAACAGTGTCTGTTTGCTGTATGTGAATTTTGCATATCTAATTAtcaggtgaacacacaggaaacacccAGATAAATTAACATTGGTTTGCGAAATCTGGTGACACACTGAGCCTCACGATATGCATGCACCACCATCTCTATCATATCTCAGAGGAGTGACGATGTGGGACAGGAGTGAGGATGCAGGACCACAAAGCAGGATCCACCCTCTGACAATCGTTCCTGCCATAAAGAAatgcttaattttttttccctcatagTAGATTGTGTTCGACTTCCTTCCACTTTGAAATTAGCTCTTTTATTGATCTGTATTTGACTGGTTGGGCTTGAGAGGACCCACTTAAGGCAGTGCCCAAGCCTGCTGagataaaaaacaagaaaaaaatattatatataagaATTATGTAGCACTAGCATTAACAGTACAAAGTGATGAGTTTTTGCCAAGCTAAACACAGTATGTGCATGGACACTAAAATGAGCTGAGGGGACTTCTTCCCACTGCACAATTAAATGTCATGTGATGATGAAAAACACTGTcaatagaaaaacaaatctaGTGCTTCTAATAGCTCCCTGGTGACTGATCCAAGCCTCGCCctgcttgtttctgtttgttcctGGCTTGTATTGGTTactatgtgtgtgcatggtagTCTCTGTGGTTTGTAGTACACATTAAAGGGTTATGgttaaaatggaaattaaataGTGTGCTTTGAACAAGCAGCATTTTGGGGAATTTTGACTATTTCAACAACAATGTGTTGCGTGATGCTCTGTTTTATAAAAGCATCTCTATTAATGCAGTCAGTATGTACCCTGGCCTTGCTACTGATTTACCTCTGAAAACCTTGTTTTATGAAGTCAGTTTATTCATTCTACTTCTGGCCTGCACATCTCTGTTGCCAGGGTGCACTCACAGACCCCAGAAGACTTTTAATATATCTCCTCCCTTATTtcgctctctcactctctctcccagGATCCAGATCTCGGCCTTAGAGTCACAGTGGGTTACCAGGTGTTATGGGACAGGACCTGCAGTGCTCACTCTTTGCAGCCTCACGACCTCAGAGGATTGCCGAGGCTTCATTCTTTTGCTGTCACTGAGATGCGAGACATATTCTTTCAGTGGGCACAATAGCTCTTTCTCTTTAGGGGTAAAAGCTTCTGATGGCGCGcagtcttgtttattttttgtatgaTTTGCTGAAATTTCTCACagtaaaaggaggaaaaagtggATGGACTTTTAAATGAGTAGAAATATTGTCTCCAGTGaacacatttaaatgctgcATCAAACTGTCACCACTGGGTCTGATTCTCCAAGCAGGTCTGGCTCTTGAGGATGCACATTATTAGCCCTGTTGACCTGTCTCCAAAGCAAAAGTCCCTAAACTTTGTCTGTTATTcagagtctcacacacacatacacacacacacggcttcATTACCCATACCTGATGTTTATGCGTGCTCCATaatcttctttcttcctcttaaTCATGTTTGAGCAGCTGCATGTTTGACATATTTTACTCTTTTCATCCCTCCTTTCTAGGCCAAACCCCTGCCACCGAATCGAATCATTGTGTCGGCTCGATTCCTCAAACCCATCAAGGAGCCATGCACAATATTGTAAGTTCAGTAATACGCGACATGCATGTGACTCTCAGCCCTGATTTTGACTGTGTACCTCAGCGGCAGATAGTGTCACAGACTGATGATTCCTGAACTCACAGGAAACGTGAGCTTAAAGCGATGCCCCTGGCTCCACTGAACTCAGGGGAGCTTACCTGACGAAGTCTGCCAGAGTGTTTGCATCACCGTGTGTATGTCCTTTCCTTAGCGTGGTAGCAAATGGCGACGTCTTGAACCCCGCCATGAGGCTGTTGATCCACCAGAGGATGCTTGGCCAGTTTGAAAGAATACTGGAGATGATCACGGAGAAGATGGGTTTGAGAGTCCTGGGGGGCGTTCGAAGGTACAGcttgaaaatgaatgcatgcacGCACTTCACATATGGATGGATGTGTTTTTCCATACTTTAGGATCATTTCTGTCTTACttgttgacaaaaaaataaactcGAGAGCAATACGTGACAGAAGCTTCAAACTAACACCACATGTTCTTCCATTACAGCAGATGATCACGTTGCAGCACCTGCCTGCATAAGTTTgcatataaatgaaaaaatgaaagattgtCTTCAAACTCTTTCGCACTACTTATGTTAACTTTGACctttttgaatttatttgctCAATACAAAGACACAGGAAAACGGCGTTTAAACAATATATGACCGCATGATGATTACAGGGGATTTTTGGCAGCTGAGACACAGCTTGTTTTGACAAACTGGTACAGATGCATGATGGAAACCTCTGGGCTTCTGACTTTGTGTCTGTTGTCTAGCCTCTACACCTATGACGGCCACCCGGTGACTGATGGGAATCAGCTGGAGAGCGGTCAGCTTTATGTGGCTGTGGGAAGGGAGAGATTTAAGAAGCTGCCCTACAGTGACCTACTTTTCACCAAGCCCAGAGGGACAAGGAGGGTCAACGGGTGAGCGCTGCACCACTGAAAATACATGAGTTACATGTTGCCTGAAGACTGACGACTTGATAGAAAATGCAAACTTAGAGTTAGTGATTCATCGGCAGTTTTATGTTCTTATTTGCATTcacagaaatatacaaaaaactGCACTGCAATTATGTCTGTCCTGCAACACAGATATAAAACCCTTGAAGTTTTGTATGTGAATAGATGCTATGTGAAGCTAGCAGATGCACAAATTATGTTTATAtcttcatatacagtatttattttaaccCAGTGTCTTTTCCTAATCCAAACCAAGTAGTATTGGTGCCTGAACCTGAGCAAACTGCAaccgtttcacaacattaacaacatgAGGTTGAAGGCTGGTTGCTGATACTCTCCAAAGGTGGTATATTTTGGGGATGAGGATGTGTTGAACATAAACATCACTGACCAATCATACACATTATTAGCAGCCATTAGTATatggaaattaaaaacagaatggaaTACTGTGGCCATCAGAGAGAGTTcagtttgtgcttgtttgtgttccAGTATGGACACTAATCACTCCTCCAGGCCTAATATCTGCTTTAAAATCTCCCTAAACCTATATCCCTTACCACCATTTATTATATGGAAGATGAGTAGTGAAGTCTGAAGTCTTTACTTCTGTGCTCATTGGCAGCGGACACTGCTCAGAACATGTTTTGTTGCCCTGGGACACTAACTGATGCTTTCCATGAATAGTATATGCATTGTATATAAGAACatgagaggaagtgaagagccttttctttttgttttacagtaaaagGGATGTTGATTATCTGCAGACTGCTTCTGCTTCTATCCCTTTGCACCAGTTATAATATATGGGAGATGAATAGTGGCTGCACGTGAATAAAAGTGGAGCCTTTCCTACTGCAGTGTTTAAATTATGTATACATTCtattgaaataaacaaaatcaagaaGAAAATGTATATGTTCCAttttacatgcacatgcaaaaaaGCTATTTTCTGTATGACAGTCGTTTTTTGGTGGATTGAAACATTACTGATTATTATAGAGTCAAAACctccacattttcattttcagatgcaCTTTATTTCTATTGGGGGTGATAACATGACATGGCCAAATTCAGGATCCTGAGTTCATGAATCAGTGTTGTGATGAATTATTGTTGTCTGTTTCGTTTGCAGAATGAAAGCTTACTCTCTACCGCCTATCTACAGATTCTCCAAGCAAAATGGAACCGTAAGACCTGCACATGCCTTTCACATGaacatttaaatgattatttttgttgtagTGTTACAAAATTGGAAATAATAAATTCAACATATTTGAAGCTTGCATGCTGTACTGTTAGCAGTATGCAACAGTTAGCTCTTGAACATACACAAAGTAGAGGAAAGCATTAGAATTTTTCATCATTTAGTTGCTCTGAGCTAATTTAATGAAGGATGGGTAGATAGATGACAGATCTAGAGTAGCAGTAAGTCTTCAAAAAACCCtctacattttgtttgtattctCATGCtttatgtacttttactgagTTTCTCATCAACCAAACTAGACTTCTATTTCCTCCAGAGTAAATCTATGGTGCGAAGCAGTGACAGTGGCGATGGAGACTCCAAGGTCTCTCCTCCAGGCCACAATGGCAACAGCAAGGACCACCTGTCCTCCATCGTCAGAGAGATCTCTCAGGCCAGACTCCTCTCCctcaggaagaagaggagcggGCAAAGCATGACCCTCGGCATCTCTGACAACGGTaatgcagagacaaagagaacgGTGTGGATAGTAATGGAATATGTTTACAGTATAACTGCTAATTCTGAACAGGCCTGACAAACACAGCGTGGCTTTTGGCGTTCTGCAGCACCATATTGAAAGACAGGAGGCAGGAGATAGTGATGTGGCTCCTGTAGGTGCGCTTGTGAGGTAAGGTTTGTTGAAtgacagcaaagaagaaaaacagcagcagcacaggaaaaaTGATTCATAtgaaaaatggaacaaaataaCTCAAGCAAAACcaagaataaaaatgtatgcCTAAATTATTTGGattgaaaatgtagaaaaaaaaacactcggATGACATACACCATTAACGCTTTTTCACACATTATTGTACTCCAGTCTCACTGGTTGACCTTGATGGAATATTTGCAGGCCTCCTGGGTTTTTGTTGTACTTAGTTTATTGTATATAGTTGAGTGTagtgcacagtatgtgtgtcaGGCAGCACCCAAAGGCTACCACAGTAAAACGGGGATAAAAATTAAAACCGTATTCGGCTATAAAGCAGTTATACATACACCATTGAAagcgagtgtttgtgtgtgtatatgcgtgtgtgttgctgtttataAATCCATCATAAAGTGAATATCCAGGTGGGTGTATGCGCGCATGTGTGCTCGATCAATTAAAAAGGTTAGCG
Above is a window of Chelmon rostratus isolate fCheRos1 chromosome 8, fCheRos1.pri, whole genome shotgun sequence DNA encoding:
- the LOC121610339 gene encoding doublecortin domain-containing protein 2-like, translated to MSSEKPNFLSQPVVKNIFMFRNGDPYFEARRIVINQKRVSNFESLLREVTGGIQAPFGAVRNIYTPRGGHKVDCMDSLRSGEQYVAAGRERFKRLDYQQIGSRRKRMMQTLPMQAKPLPPNRIIVSARFLKPIKEPCTIFVVANGDVLNPAMRLLIHQRMLGQFERILEMITEKMGLRVLGGVRSLYTYDGHPVTDGNQLESGQLYVAVGRERFKKLPYSDLLFTKPRGTRRVNGMKAYSLPPIYRFSKQNGTSKSMVRSSDSGDGDSKVSPPGHNGNSKDHLSSIVREISQARLLSLRKKRSGQSMTLGISDNDDLESKDDDGNTTDKTAQEQPAEEKPADGDTKAAEENGETAGEKEEAAAENTTEEDTSASKGEKEETQEATDEKERSEEKEENDEQSDEKEGEATAGSEEKEEKVEEKVKEEVKSEEQGSSGNNGDKSQDSKEKEDGSHASSEGEKDVQDKNKEEEKQDRDSGKGEKSSKDQVNDVDTGEKQRETENSNSPAKAQSDNETKDNDSGRSSSSNSNQEEDVSKTKEGATKESGEEERKVNGEVSGGDDEVESEAEPDMEEKNAASLKDATANGEKGEGESQDNQDKSSKEKD